tgaaaattttcctcttcatatatgtatgtatgtatatatatacacacacacatgcatatatgtatacatatatatatacatatacattcaTTTATGGGTGCTGCCTGGTATGTAAAGGCTGCTAGACAAACTATCTTTTAAGTTAGTGCAAAGTGGAGGTCATATAAAAACGTACATGGTTTGGTTATTGTATGTTTACAGTGGCAATAGACCTTATAGTGCACCACATCTGGGACATTTTGCGTTTGAAAAAGGCTGAAAACTCATCCAGACAGCATCCATACATCCACCAACATAGGCGTACTTCGACTTCATCCGACACGTTCAGCAGATGATTTTAGCATGATATGTGCACTTATAACCACTACACTTTTATACACCATACATTGATCTAGGATCAAGCTTGCAGTAATCTTAAgactttttttttaatacatatGTCTCTTATATACTTATACAGCTGTATTTGTATTACATTTATACTAAGCAGCAAACAATATTGCTTCTAGTATGTGTGCATCTATTAAACCCTTAAAagggaaaaattaatttttcactgTTCCTAAAACTTGGACATAGTGCATGATTATACAAAGTACTTCGTCCAAACACTATAATTCCACTATTGCATAATTATTCAACTTTACATATAAGATTGATCTATgtcatatagatatatataaaaagatttaagtattaatttatatataagaacctttataaatatacatgtatgtacatatatacatttatgCATGTATGGGTTCCCAAAAATTtagatttttttatatattattattccgTAATCAATTGAATGTTTTATGCACCAGTATAGTAAtataaattgataaaatattttacatataataatttcagcgattataaaatataatattagcataattctataaaatgtgatatttttaatttaaattagtACATTATTCACATACTGCCATATTCAGAAACATTTAATCATATTATTCAGTGTGGTACTAATTCTTTTATTctgtattctgattttttaaACGCTCAAATAATTTTagaattgttattattatacaaGATAATTACAATTTGAATTATGTAATTTGATATATTGTTTGTCTAAACTGTATAAAAAAGTAATAAAGAAATCAAGTTCCCcattattacaaaattatttttactgatttatactttattttactttattttcggTTACAGTGGCAATAGACTTGATAGTGCAACATATAAGAGACTTCTTAAGCAACAGAGGTAGAGATACAGTTCAACCTGAAAATTCAATAAACAGGACAGATAAGTTGTCCAAGAGGCCACATTAATTCTTCGATTTCTGGagtttaatagaaaattaactAACAATGAGTTATCGTAAAATGTATCTTTTGTTATTTTCAataatcatatattttttaatatcactattaaattagtaatacatttaaaaagatgattaagtttcaaaaatatatactaTAAGCTGTTTTTTTACTCCATTTTAGTATCACTTGTACACATAGAAATTAAAACGTATTTGAGAGTTGATATTACATTTTGCAATATGAGAAACAATATATTTCTAGAgattaaatttgtaaaaataatgtAGCAATACTTAGATATTAAATAGCAATAACATTAGTAAGCTTCTGCATTGTAAACAGCAATTAGTATCAAGAATTTAAGATAAGATTgtttttgttgttgttatttatgtttgtttattGTATAGTTATTATATACATTACATACTTAAATACCATGTAAAATACAAAATcaaaaatgtttaaatataaaatttactattactgttattatatatatacataacattaacttatataatattaattattaattattgataaTACAGTTCTAAATTCATGCCATCATGAATTTCATCTGAATTGTTATGTTAAGAAAAATGCTATATTGTTAATAATTATCTTctgtgaaaatatattttgtttgaaaggatacaatcttgtaattttatgtGATCCTTAAATATAGTGTACCACTTTTTTAAAACTATTTTTTCCCAATGAGTTCCAGTTTGGGCtgctattaatttttttaaatcccCTATTGTATCATCTGGATTGCATTTAACTCTAACTTTTTTACCAAGACGATCATTACATGTTATTTCTAGCATTTTTTACcttgaaataaataattattcaaaaggtattgtatttatatgtatattaataataaatataaaaaataaatacattcaattacaattttaaaaattaatttttgattaatatcaatgaatatatatatatatattcacatTAATAAAGGCAAGATCTCTCTAAAatctaaataaatatataaatataataataggaTAAGACATAAGCTTTAAATGGAACTTAAATCAATTTCGTTTATCAAACCaatgttaaaaaaagaaaatttgcattttgcatttttatcataaaaattTTGATTCTATACAAGATACAGCCATGAAggttatgaaatgaaatatcaatAACGACAAATGTACAAAATACTTAGCTTTAAGCTTTTCCACATTCAGTTCTGTAtcacgtatcactttataaaaAGTATCTTTTATATGTAATCGATAGTATTTCTtatttacaaataaatattaatatgataTCTACTTACagtatattataacgttactAGAACCAGagagaaaattttattggcgTGTATTTCTACTAAAACGAAATACTCCTGTAACGCTGGCAAGTGAACTTGATTGTCATATGAATCCgcccttaatatatttaatgacCGTATACGTCGTTTACCTCTCCGATATGACGCTGGTCCGAGCAGAGCCCGGAAATAGTCTCACTAATAAGTAATAAATATTACTTGACGACCAAGTAACAGCAAGAACGTTTGcatattgttattgttattgttaactTTAATCGACGCCACATCGATCCTCGTCCATGAATATGCAGAGGATGTCGACTATAGCCGGCACTTGTACCGTGTTCGTACCGAAGAGGTTAAGTGGCTCCCCGTAGCGTAAATGTTAAGAATGTCTTATACTGTCGCAATCTAGTAGTGGTAAATATGAATTATACAAAGTGTAGTCGAGACAATGAACAAAAGAAGttcgataataaatttattgatTATTACTGATAACTATTTGTAGTCATTCGTTAATCTGCATATTATGCAGATTACTTTCTTTACCATAAGCACGTATAAAGACAAATCAGACCTATATCTATTAACATAAATTATTAACAACCTTCTCGATTGGATATGAAATAAATCACGTTTTGTTATGTAAAATCGAGAATATATGTAAATCAAACAACGTAAAAAAAGAGTTTTATCGCTGAGCAAGGGGTCAAATCCCGATAAttgtaaaaatgttaaaatctTCCTAActtgtaattaattatttaaatatacattgTTCCAAAGATTCCTCATAGAAgcttattaatttttaaataattcaatagtTTCGATTCTATTTAAGAGCCACAAAATAAATTCACAAAACGCGAATGAAATGTCTGTACTTCACGAGCAAACAATCCAGCCCAAAATTGTCAAAATCCCTAAGCAGCCACTCAATACATACTTCGATTGAACTTGCTCgtaaattttctaaattattacattacgttCTGTATATGTCAACAGTCAGTGTTAAAAAACTCAAAATGTTAATAAAAGGAAGAAATTAACACGGATATCTTACAACTTTTAACAATAACTAGCACATTTCTTCAAATAAGTTTCTCTAGATTCTGATTCTGAAGAAGAATATAGATACAAAAGAGAATACATTCACGTAGGTATTCTTGATAATTTTCTACCCTGCTATTACCGAATTTATATTCAACGATGGCGGATGCAGCAGATCTTCCCGGCGCTTCTTCCAGTCAAAAGATGTCATCAAAACTTTTAAGGCAAAAAGCTCAGGAATTCTTAACTTCGAGAAAACGCGCAAATAATTTAGTAGATATAATTTCTCAATGGGATGTAAGTACGAATTCTAAAATTGTTTCAAATTGATGAATGTATCAACTTTTTAAGGTTATGtcatttattaaaattcctGATCACTCTATCAGGAATCTACTTCGTCCTGCCTACTCACAATAGAAACAATATTCGTTGAAGTCCTAAAAAGAGGTGATATGTATTTGGAACGTACGATATCCCTTACTATTTCAGGTATCCTCAAATAGTTTAGTATTTTCTGCTGTTTGGCAATATTTGACATTATACAATACGTCTCTGAATTTCTTGATAAGAATTGTAAATTCTTATGTATTAATACTTTGTGAAAATACATTTTTGGACACAAAGTATAAGCATAAAGATAAAAGATACatgtttattttttaattttgtatatGCCTGAAAACTTGAAATAGCTTTTCCATAA
Above is a window of Bombus affinis isolate iyBomAffi1 chromosome 5, iyBomAffi1.2, whole genome shotgun sequence DNA encoding:
- the LOC126916218 gene encoding ubiquitin-like protein 5, which gives rise to MLEITCNDRLGKKVRVKCNPDDTIGDLKKLIAAQTGTHWEKIVLKKWYTIFKDHIKLQDYEIHDGMNLELYYQ